A genome region from Euphorbia lathyris chromosome 4, ddEupLath1.1, whole genome shotgun sequence includes the following:
- the LOC136226100 gene encoding uncharacterized protein yields the protein MEDCELLLPDASLLSPYHILFNALSLIPFFHYLVAFLLILALFLYNFLQIHFFRDFITGFRGNPVSLTCNFSSELYQCVASKCSILHGRFCPTPWLSSPHLQTTFLTLSGNSPNFSYRRHLFKASDGGTIALDWLTSAEVEEGISYKSDALLQDEKAPIVVVTPGLTSDSSAAYIKNIAFAMARKGWNVVVSNHRGLGGISITSDCFYNAGWTEDLRSIIDHIHSQYPEAPLYAVGTSIGANILVKYLGEQGVDIPLSGAAAVCSPWDLLICDRFMNRRLVQKLYNRVLAIGLQGYAQLHHSVMTRLIDWDSLKLSRYVRDFDKHATRVLAKFETVDTYYRRSSCVNFIGNVSVPLLCINAMDDPVCTRESIPWDECRANENIILATTEHGGHLAYYEGITANSMWWVRAVDEFLQVLHSSSLRNKRKMEGSNLHNLCESSIDQGPFVNVMEDGMVTATTNSQDNVVEDTSSNEDELKTISDGERNDNTTEKIDSKIIVKQPLDQNVNDPTVAVRRYMGQLSRHNKFSIWLLAYIALVTSWPLVGSALLLFIKKRFKNIIPATFLRR from the exons ATGGAAGATTGCGAACTACTATTACCAGACGCTTCGCTCCTTTCTCCTTATCATATTCTCTTCAATGCGCTCTCTCTCATTCCCTTCTTTCACTATCTCGTTGCCTTTCTTCTCATACTTGCCCTCTTCCTCTACAACTTCCTTCAAATTCATTTCTTCCGCGATTTCATCACCGGATTTAGGGGCAATCCTGTTTCCCTCACTTGCAATTTCTCCTCCGAACTCTACCAATGCGTCGCTTCTAAGTGTTCGATTCTTCATGGAAG GTTTTGTCCTACGCCATGGCTCTCTAGTCCTCATCTCCAAACAACTTTCTTGACTCTATCCGGGAACTCTCCTAATTTTTCATATAGAAG GCATCTATTCAAAGCTAGTGATGGAGGAACAATTGCTTTGGATTGGCTAACGTCCGCTGAAG TCGAAGAAGGTATCTCCTACAAGAGTGATGCACTTCTGCAAGATGAAAAAGCTCCTATTGTAGTAGTGACTCCAGGTTTGACAAGTGACTCATCTGCTGCT tatataaaaaatattgctTTTGCAATGGCAAGAAAGGGCTGGAATGTTGTTGTAAGCAATCATCGGGGATTGGGAGGAATATCAATAACT TCTGATTGCTTCTATAATGCTGGGTGGACAGAGGACTTGCGGAGTATTATTGACCATATTCACAGTCAATATCCAGAAGCTCCTTTATATGCTGTTGGAACAAGCATTGGTGCCAATATTCTG GTAAAATATCTTGGAGAGCAAGGAGTTGATATTCCTCTTAGTGGTGCTGCTGCTGTCTGCTCTCCTTGGGACCTATTG ATATGTGACAGGTTCATGAACCGTAGGCTTGTGCAGAAGTTATATAATAGAGTGTTAGCTATTGGCCTTCAAGGTTACGCCCAACT GCATCATTCTGTCATGACCCGTCTAATAGATTGGGACAGTCTCAAACTg TCACGTTATGTTAGGGACTTTGACAAACATGCTACCCGAGTTCTTGCAAAGTTTGAG ACTGTGGATACATATTACAGGCGTTCTAGCTGTGTTAATTTTATAGGGAATGTGTCTGTGCCTCTTCTGTGCATCAATGCCATGGATGATCCTGTTTGCACAAGAGAATCCATCCCATGGGATGAATGTAG GGCAAATGAGAACATTATCCTGGCTACCACAGAACATGGAGGACATCTTGCTTATTACGAGGGTATAACAGCGAATAGCATGTG GTGGGTGCGAGCCGTTGATGAATTTCTTCAGGTCTTGCACTCTAGCTCACTGAGAAACAAAAGAAAG ATGGAAGGGTCCAACTTGCATAATCTGTGTGAATCTTCAATTGATCAAGGGCCTTTTGTGAATGTCATGGAAGATGGAATGGTGACTGCAACAACCAACTCCCAAGACAATGTAGTGGAGGACACCAGCAGCAATGAAGATGAACTGAAAACCATTTCCGATGGAGAAAGAAACGATAACACCACAGAGAAAATAGATTCCAAAATTATTGTCAAGCAGCCATTAGATCAAAATGTCAATGATCCGACTGTTGCTGTAAGAAGATACATGGGTCAGCTCTCGAGACACAATAAGTTTTCGATCTGGCTACTTGCATACATTGCTCTCGTAACTTCTTGGCCTCTAGTGGGCTCTGCTCTTCTTTTGTTCATCAAGAAAAGATTCAAAAACATCATCCCAGCGACATTTCTTAGACGATGA